In one Pseudomonas sp. MM211 genomic region, the following are encoded:
- the motA gene encoding flagellar motor stator protein MotA translates to MAKIIGIIVVFACVFGGFVASGGKLMALVHPFEVLIIGGAALGAFLQANPGSMFMIVFKKSLKMFKSKFTHDYYLEVLRLLYEILNKARREGMMAIEADLEDPAASPIFSKYPAVLGDERMVAFICDYLRIMSSGNMAPHELEGLFDMELVGLKEELDHPAHAVAKIADGMPAMGIVAAVLGIVITMSILAEADNAQIGEKVGTALVGTFLGILASYGFFGPLAAALEHDAKEELNVYEAIKAGLVASASGMPPSLAVEFSRKTLYPAHRPSFSELEQAMRGN, encoded by the coding sequence ATGGCCAAAATCATCGGCATCATCGTTGTCTTCGCCTGCGTCTTCGGCGGTTTCGTCGCATCTGGCGGCAAACTCATGGCGCTGGTGCATCCTTTTGAGGTGCTGATCATCGGCGGCGCCGCGCTGGGGGCGTTCCTGCAGGCCAATCCAGGCAGTATGTTCATGATCGTCTTCAAGAAATCATTGAAGATGTTCAAGTCGAAGTTCACTCACGACTACTACCTGGAAGTGCTGCGCCTGCTCTACGAGATTCTCAACAAGGCGCGCCGTGAAGGAATGATGGCCATCGAGGCCGATCTCGAAGACCCTGCAGCCAGCCCGATCTTCAGCAAGTACCCGGCGGTGTTGGGTGATGAGCGCATGGTCGCTTTCATCTGCGATTACCTGCGCATCATGTCGTCCGGCAACATGGCGCCCCACGAGTTGGAAGGCCTGTTCGATATGGAACTGGTCGGGCTCAAGGAAGAACTCGACCATCCCGCCCATGCCGTGGCGAAGATCGCCGACGGTATGCCGGCGATGGGTATCGTCGCGGCGGTATTGGGTATCGTGATCACCATGTCGATTCTTGCCGAGGCGGATAACGCGCAGATTGGTGAGAAGGTTGGTACGGCGCTGGTCGGTACCTTTCTCGGGATTCTCGCCTCCTATGGCTTTTTCGGCCCACTGGCTGCCGCGCTCGAGCATGATGCCAAGGAAGAACTGAACGTCTACGAAGCCATCAAGGCGGGTCTGGTCGCCTCAGCTTCCGGGATGCCGCCGTCGCTGG
- a CDS encoding HDOD domain-containing protein, whose product MVASTPLPRTLDAWLKQLDGQVLPIPTQHHQQVRRALGDSRRSLREIADLMQDSPALVLCVMREANRKSSSMGEAAESLETALNRLGLKRAEELLMRIPAKAVVDIPQPLRQIQLISQHATQQANGLFAARLARLWQEVHWGSLLFLSPVWTLLAAYPQLFEAWEQRVLIKGEPPARVERDLLGISLVELCLALAEHWRLPAWIIQGYQLLINDRRLLAKALHLARQHDNPLRQQQELDSDPPLQRWLMQPANSILLANALAVSAHNAWNGSHTRRWQTLNSLYLQMPLPELHQHIHQNAAQSARQVETTGLWHPAEALLWPWNTRHLRENKPPTPQVTDWRQLCTQLLTQPTAFSNVEQLTRCARQALQATGLSRQIMLLADRSHSRLQVQQHVGVDASASGLTLDPAQSQVLRRLLQAPAQLYLTPANIAQFSALLPGNLKALLPSEYLLIRSLASNDRVVMVLFADLHGKPISDTALQAFTKTAQCIERALDTFSKRKR is encoded by the coding sequence ATGGTCGCAAGCACGCCGCTACCCCGCACCCTCGATGCCTGGCTCAAGCAGTTGGATGGCCAAGTACTGCCTATCCCGACTCAGCATCACCAGCAGGTACGCCGCGCGCTGGGTGATAGCCGCCGCTCGCTGCGCGAGATCGCCGACCTGATGCAGGACAGCCCGGCGCTGGTGCTCTGCGTGATGCGCGAAGCCAATCGCAAGAGCAGCAGCATGGGTGAAGCGGCAGAAAGTCTGGAAACCGCCCTCAATCGCCTGGGCCTCAAACGCGCCGAAGAACTGCTGATGCGCATACCGGCCAAGGCTGTTGTCGATATTCCCCAGCCGCTGCGGCAAATCCAACTGATCAGCCAGCACGCCACGCAGCAAGCCAATGGCCTGTTCGCCGCCCGCCTCGCCCGCTTGTGGCAGGAAGTCCACTGGGGCAGCTTGCTGTTCCTCTCCCCAGTGTGGACATTGTTGGCGGCTTATCCGCAGTTGTTCGAAGCCTGGGAGCAACGGGTACTGATCAAAGGCGAGCCACCTGCACGGGTCGAACGCGACCTGCTGGGTATTTCCCTCGTTGAATTGTGCCTGGCACTGGCTGAGCACTGGCGCCTGCCGGCCTGGATCATTCAGGGTTATCAGTTGCTGATTAACGACCGGCGCCTACTCGCCAAAGCACTGCACCTGGCCCGCCAGCACGACAACCCGTTAAGGCAACAACAGGAGCTGGACAGCGATCCACCCCTGCAACGCTGGCTCATGCAGCCGGCCAACAGCATCTTGCTGGCTAACGCATTGGCCGTCTCAGCGCACAACGCCTGGAACGGTAGTCACACCCGGCGCTGGCAAACACTCAATAGCCTGTACTTGCAGATGCCGCTGCCGGAGCTGCACCAGCATATTCACCAGAATGCAGCGCAAAGTGCGCGACAGGTTGAAACCACAGGCCTCTGGCATCCTGCCGAGGCGCTGTTGTGGCCCTGGAATACACGGCACTTGCGGGAGAACAAACCACCGACACCACAAGTGACCGACTGGCGCCAACTGTGCACCCAACTGCTCACCCAGCCGACGGCATTCAGCAACGTGGAACAGCTCACCCGTTGCGCTCGTCAGGCGCTGCAAGCGACCGGACTATCACGCCAGATCATGTTGCTCGCTGACCGCAGCCACAGCCGCTTGCAGGTGCAGCAACATGTAGGCGTCGATGCCAGCGCCAGCGGTCTGACTCTTGATCCGGCGCAAAGCCAGGTACTGCGTCGCCTGCTGCAGGCGCCCGCGCAGCTGTACCTGACACCGGCCAATATCGCTCAGTTTTCCGCCCTACTCCCAGGCAACCTGAAAGCCCTGCTACCCAGTGAATATCTGTTGATTCGATCACTGGCCAGCAATGATCGAGTGGTGATGGTTCTGTTCGCCGACCTGCACGGGAAACCGATCAGCGATACCGCTCTGCAAGCCTTCACCAAGACCGCGCAATGCATAGAGCGTGCCCTGGACACGTTCAGCAAACGTAAGCGCTGA
- a CDS encoding rhodanese-like domain-containing protein, protein MTAFDELPLVIEPAHLATRLEEPSLILVDLSSRARYEAGHIPGARSVDTKRTQLGRPPAPGLLPQQAALEQLFSELGHHPDATYVVYDDEGGGWAGRFIWLLDVIGHQRYHFLNGGLTAWEAEQRPLDQNIPEPKSTPVQLSLSDEPTASLDYLKSRLGADDLAIWDARSLEEYRGEKVQAARGGHIPGAIHFEWTAGMDPARGLRIREDIGQQLNQLGLSADKEIITHCQSHRRSGFTYLVAKALGYPRVKAYAGSWSEWGNLSDTPVEQ, encoded by the coding sequence ATGACTGCCTTCGACGAACTGCCGCTGGTCATCGAGCCCGCGCACCTCGCTACGCGCCTGGAAGAACCGAGCCTGATTCTGGTCGACCTGAGCAGCCGCGCTCGTTATGAAGCTGGGCACATCCCTGGCGCCCGTTCCGTCGACACTAAACGCACTCAACTGGGCAGACCGCCGGCACCTGGCCTGCTACCTCAGCAGGCGGCACTGGAGCAGTTGTTCAGCGAGCTTGGCCATCATCCGGACGCCACCTATGTGGTGTACGACGATGAAGGCGGCGGCTGGGCTGGGCGCTTCATCTGGCTGCTGGATGTAATCGGCCACCAACGCTATCACTTCCTCAACGGTGGCCTGACCGCCTGGGAGGCTGAGCAGCGCCCGCTTGATCAGAATATTCCCGAGCCGAAAAGCACACCGGTGCAGCTGTCGCTGAGTGACGAGCCGACGGCCAGTCTCGATTACCTGAAGTCGCGCCTGGGCGCCGACGACCTGGCCATCTGGGATGCCCGTTCGCTGGAGGAGTACCGCGGCGAGAAGGTGCAGGCAGCCAGGGGTGGTCATATCCCCGGCGCCATCCACTTCGAGTGGACGGCCGGCATGGATCCCGCTCGCGGCCTGCGCATCCGCGAGGATATCGGCCAGCAGTTGAACCAGTTGGGCCTGAGCGCCGACAAGGAAATCATCACCCACTGCCAGAGCCATCGCCGCTCCGGTTTCACCTATCTGGTGGCCAAGGCCCTGGGCTATCCACGGGTCAAGGCCTATGCCGGCTCGTGGAGCGAATGGGGCAATCTTTCCGATACACCTGTCGAACAGTGA
- the asd gene encoding archaetidylserine decarboxylase (Phosphatidylserine decarboxylase is synthesized as a single chain precursor. Generation of the pyruvoyl active site from a Ser is coupled to cleavage of a Gly-Ser bond between the larger (beta) and smaller (alpha chains). It is an integral membrane protein.): MKMKERLFILSQYLTPHHLLSRLIGCAAECRAPWFKNRLITWFAKQYQVDMSEAQVEDPTAFEHFNAFFTRALKEGARPLDNLPGAVLCPADGAVSQLGRIEHGRVFQAKGHSYSVTELLGGDSERAAPFMGGDFATVYLSPKDYHRVHMPLAGTLKEMIYVPGRLFSVNQTTAENVPELFARNERVVCLFDTERGPMAVVLVGAMIVASIETVWAGLITPPKRELKTVSYDEAARAPISLEKGAELGRFKLGSTAIVLFGPEQVKWAEELGANSPVRMGQLLGQ; encoded by the coding sequence ATAAAGATGAAAGAACGCCTGTTTATCCTCAGCCAGTACCTGACTCCGCATCACCTGCTGTCGCGCCTGATCGGCTGTGCAGCCGAATGCCGAGCGCCCTGGTTCAAGAACCGCCTGATCACCTGGTTCGCCAAGCAGTATCAGGTCGACATGAGTGAGGCGCAGGTCGAGGATCCGACTGCATTCGAACACTTCAACGCATTCTTCACCCGCGCCCTGAAAGAAGGCGCCCGCCCGCTGGACAACCTGCCTGGCGCGGTACTCTGCCCCGCCGACGGTGCCGTCAGCCAGCTTGGCCGCATCGAGCATGGTCGCGTATTCCAGGCCAAGGGCCACAGCTACAGCGTGACCGAGCTGCTGGGCGGTGACAGCGAGCGCGCCGCGCCCTTCATGGGTGGCGACTTCGCTACCGTCTATCTGTCTCCCAAGGACTACCACCGCGTGCATATGCCGCTGGCCGGCACCCTCAAGGAAATGATCTACGTGCCTGGCCGCCTGTTCTCGGTGAACCAGACCACCGCCGAAAACGTTCCCGAGCTGTTCGCCCGCAATGAACGCGTGGTTTGCCTGTTCGACACCGAGCGCGGCCCCATGGCCGTGGTACTGGTTGGCGCAATGATCGTCGCGTCCATCGAAACCGTCTGGGCCGGCCTGATCACGCCGCCCAAGCGGGAACTGAAGACCGTGAGCTACGACGAGGCCGCTCGGGCACCGATCAGCCTCGAGAAAGGCGCGGAGCTGGGCCGCTTCAAGCTTGGCTCCACCGCCATCGTGCTGTTCGGCCCCGAGCAGGTGAAGTGGGCCGAGGAACTGGGTGCCAATAGTCCGGTGCGTATGGGCCAATTGCTGGGCCAATGA